The Mycolicibacterium doricum genome includes a region encoding these proteins:
- a CDS encoding DUF2254 family protein yields MGRGARPCTSTVRSARSHPSPAPFPGDAFPAPTPSRGFVWIRCRRVPVSIEHDAALGFRQLTDIAVKAISPGINDPVTAVHWVEHMA; encoded by the coding sequence ATGGGGCGAGGCGCCAGGCCGTGCACATCAACGGTGCGATCTGCCAGATCTCACCCCTCGCCGGCGCCTTTTCCCGGCGATGCATTCCCCGCGCCGACACCATCTCGAGGCTTCGTTTGGATTCGATGTCGGCGGGTACCTGTCAGCATCGAGCACGACGCTGCATTGGGCTTCCGGCAACTGACTGATATTGCGGTCAAGGCGATTTCACCAGGGATCAACGATCCGGTCACCGCGGTACATTGGGTCGAGCACATGGCCTGA